One window from the genome of Amaranthus tricolor cultivar Red isolate AtriRed21 chromosome 9, ASM2621246v1, whole genome shotgun sequence encodes:
- the LOC130824253 gene encoding protein DEEPER ROOTING 1-like isoform X2, with amino-acid sequence MKLLSWVQTKLNGKQSNNNNTNIYASNTIDQTPQFGGQKEEFSDWPQGILSIGTLFIKPSKDEQNESSIASQNPTLEEVEELHKELDKLIKSSNDHLNSLDDQVENEQNYARPASTFNKEEDEEEECDDHQQVSTIMPNKAKNDVYLDKNGRKVMVNKKSLSFVLKKMFVCGSIGGFSPTPSLRDPTIQEPPKSTMTKILRAMLRKKIYPQNSCPTMQRKKYLGSGLIDQIINNYDDQDYFDADEGNKTSKWDKSDEQCLPSHA; translated from the exons atgAAG CTACTCAGCTGGGTTCAGACCAAGCTCAATGGGAAACAAAGCAACAATAACAACACAAACATTTATGCATCTAATACAA TAGATCAAACTCCACAATTTGGAGGTCAAAAAGAAGAGTTCAGTGACTGGCCACAAGGGATTCTCTCAATTGGGACACTTTTCATAAAACCATCAAAAGATGAGCAAAATGAAAGTTCAATTGCATCTCAAAATCCCACATTAGAAGAGGTTGAAGAACTTCATAAGGAGTTAGATAAATTGATAAAATCTTCAAACGATCATCTAAATAGTTTAGATGATCAAGTCGAGAACGAGCAAAATTATGCTCGTCCTGCATCGACATTTAATAAAgaagaagacgaagaagaaGAATGTGATGATCATCAACAAGTTTCAACAATTATGCCAAACAAAGCTAAAAATGATGTGTATTTGGATAAAAATGGTAGGAAAGTTATGGTAAATAAAAAGTCATTGTCTTTTGTTCTTAAGAAGATGTTTGTTTGTGGATCAATTGGTGGGTTTAGTCCAACACCTAGTCTTAGAGATCCCACTATTCAAGAGCCACCTAAGTCAACAATGACTAAG ATATTGAGAGCAATGCTTCGAAAGAAAATATATCCCCAAAATTCATGCCCAACTATGCAAAGAAAGAAATACTTGGGGAGTGGACTTATAGACCAGATCATCAATAACTATGATGATCAAGATTATTTTGATGCTGATGAAGGAAATAAAACTAGCAAATGGGACAAGAGTGATGAACAAT
- the LOC130824253 gene encoding protein DEEPER ROOTING 1-like isoform X3: protein MKLLSWVQTKLNGKQSNNNNTNIYASNTNQTPQFGGQKEEFSDWPQGILSIGTLFIKPSKDEQNESSIASQNPTLEEVEELHKELDKLIKSSNDHLNSLDDQVENEQNYARPASTFNKEEDEEEECDDHQQVSTIMPNKAKNDVYLDKNGRKVMVNKKSLSFVLKKMFVCGSIGGFSPTPSLRDPTIQEPPKSTMTKILRAMLRKKIYPQNSCPTMQRKKYLGSGLIDQIINNYDDQDYFDADEGNKTSKWDKSDEQYIVLEI, encoded by the exons atgAAG CTACTCAGCTGGGTTCAGACCAAGCTCAATGGGAAACAAAGCAACAATAACAACACAAACATTTATGCATCTAATACAA ATCAAACTCCACAATTTGGAGGTCAAAAAGAAGAGTTCAGTGACTGGCCACAAGGGATTCTCTCAATTGGGACACTTTTCATAAAACCATCAAAAGATGAGCAAAATGAAAGTTCAATTGCATCTCAAAATCCCACATTAGAAGAGGTTGAAGAACTTCATAAGGAGTTAGATAAATTGATAAAATCTTCAAACGATCATCTAAATAGTTTAGATGATCAAGTCGAGAACGAGCAAAATTATGCTCGTCCTGCATCGACATTTAATAAAgaagaagacgaagaagaaGAATGTGATGATCATCAACAAGTTTCAACAATTATGCCAAACAAAGCTAAAAATGATGTGTATTTGGATAAAAATGGTAGGAAAGTTATGGTAAATAAAAAGTCATTGTCTTTTGTTCTTAAGAAGATGTTTGTTTGTGGATCAATTGGTGGGTTTAGTCCAACACCTAGTCTTAGAGATCCCACTATTCAAGAGCCACCTAAGTCAACAATGACTAAG ATATTGAGAGCAATGCTTCGAAAGAAAATATATCCCCAAAATTCATGCCCAACTATGCAAAGAAAGAAATACTTGGGGAGTGGACTTATAGACCAGATCATCAATAACTATGATGATCAAGATTATTTTGATGCTGATGAAGGAAATAAAACTAGCAAATGGGACAAGAGTGATGAACAAT
- the LOC130824462 gene encoding protein LAZ1 homolog 2 isoform X1 codes for MTSKQFDSRSEELGVEDVQPSSSWCVGLASLLAREMTAYRELYGPAIIIAGFFALFASVLSLILIFKHLRLYTNPAEQKWIVGVLFMVPIYATESIISLSNPKTSLACDILRNCYEAFALYAFGSYLIACLGGEDKVLELLGNNSRKSLDEPLLEGDTEEESLWKTCRNFFRQPSALGEKLFSIIKFGLVQYMILKTVCAFLAFILEICGVYGDGQFKWYYGYPYITVVLNFSQMWALYCLVQFYNVTHERLKPIRPLAKFISFKAIVFATWWQGVGIALLCTLKVFPKGKIQTGLQDFLICIEMAIAAIAHIFVFSTKPYNFVTVTEYGRISTQTEKKIVSIKEEGKEKGPAMIEKTETEIKAPGTSITESVQDIVMEGGHQVVEDVKLTINQAIEPVEKGVEKGVTKIQDSFHQITVGSDGKQESDMEIEEHVENEKSGDEVCVASEKLRVAKTVNETSNS; via the exons ATGACATCCAAGCAATTTGACTCAAG AAGTGAAGAATTGGGTGTGGAAGATGTGCAACCATCATCTTCTTGGTGTGTGGGTCTAGCCAGTCTACTAGCACGAGAAATGACAGCATACAGGGAACTCTATGGACCGGCCATCATCATTGCGGGATTTTTTGCATTGTTTGCATCTGTTCTCTCCCTCATTCTGATTTTTAAACATTTGAGATTGTATACTAATCCTGCG GAGCAAAAATGGATTGTTGGTGTTCTTTTCATGGTTCCTATCTATGCCACTGAGTCG ATCATATCCTTGTCCAATCCTAAGACTTCCCTGGCTTGCGACATTTTGAGAAACTGCTATGAAGCATTTGCCTTGTATGCTTTTGGGAGCTATCTTATTGCCTGTCTCG GTGGAGAAGATAAAGTTTTAGAACTTTTGGGGAATAACTCTAGAAAATCACTTGACGAGCCACTGCTGGAAGGAGACACAGAAGAAGAGTCGCTTTGGAAAACATGTCGAAACTTCTTTCGACAGCCAAGTGCTCTCGGAGAAAAATTGTTTTCCATAATCAAATTTGGTCTGGTGCAGTAT ATGATTCTGAAGACAGTTTGTGCATTCCTAGCTTTTATTCTGGAGATTTGTGGTGTATATGGTGATGGCCAATTCAAGTGGTATTATGG GTACCCATATATTACAGTGGTATTGAACTTCAGCCAAATGTGGGCATTGTATTGTCTAGTTCAGTTTTATAATGTGACTCATGAAAGACTCAAACCTATTAGGCCACTGGCAAAATTCATCAGCTTCAAGGCTATTGTTTTTGCTACATGGTGGCAAGGGGTGGGAATCGCACTCCTGTGTACCCTCAAAGTGTTTCCTAAAGGAAAAATTCAGACTGGTTTACAAGATTTTTTGATCTGCATAGAA ATGGCAATTGCTGCTATAGCCCATATCTTTGTCTTCTCTACAAAACCCTATAATTTTGTGACAGTTACTGAGTACGGAAGAATTAGTACTCAAACTGAGAAAAAAATCGTTAGCATAAAGGAGGAAGGCAAAGAGAAAGGACCAGCTATGATTGAGAAGACTGAAACTGAGATCAAAGCTCCCGGAACTAGCATCACTGAAAGTGTTCAAGACATCGTCATGGAGGGTGGTCATCAG GTTGTTGAGGACGTAAAACTGACTATAAATCAGGCGATAGAGCCTGTCGAGAAGGGTGTTGAGAAAGGAGTAACGAAAATCCAGGACAGCTTCCATCAAATAACGGTGGGTTCTGATGGCAAGCAGGAGTCTGATATGGAGATCGAAGAACATGTCGAGAATGAAAAATCGGGTGATGAGGTTTGTGTGGCATCTGAGAAGCTGAGAGTTGCCAAAACTGTGAATGAAACTTCTAATAGTTGA
- the LOC130824462 gene encoding protein LAZ1 homolog 2 isoform X2 → MILLSRSEELGVEDVQPSSSWCVGLASLLAREMTAYRELYGPAIIIAGFFALFASVLSLILIFKHLRLYTNPAEQKWIVGVLFMVPIYATESIISLSNPKTSLACDILRNCYEAFALYAFGSYLIACLGGEDKVLELLGNNSRKSLDEPLLEGDTEEESLWKTCRNFFRQPSALGEKLFSIIKFGLVQYMILKTVCAFLAFILEICGVYGDGQFKWYYGYPYITVVLNFSQMWALYCLVQFYNVTHERLKPIRPLAKFISFKAIVFATWWQGVGIALLCTLKVFPKGKIQTGLQDFLICIEMAIAAIAHIFVFSTKPYNFVTVTEYGRISTQTEKKIVSIKEEGKEKGPAMIEKTETEIKAPGTSITESVQDIVMEGGHQVVEDVKLTINQAIEPVEKGVEKGVTKIQDSFHQITVGSDGKQESDMEIEEHVENEKSGDEVCVASEKLRVAKTVNETSNS, encoded by the exons ATGATACTTTTGTCAAG AAGTGAAGAATTGGGTGTGGAAGATGTGCAACCATCATCTTCTTGGTGTGTGGGTCTAGCCAGTCTACTAGCACGAGAAATGACAGCATACAGGGAACTCTATGGACCGGCCATCATCATTGCGGGATTTTTTGCATTGTTTGCATCTGTTCTCTCCCTCATTCTGATTTTTAAACATTTGAGATTGTATACTAATCCTGCG GAGCAAAAATGGATTGTTGGTGTTCTTTTCATGGTTCCTATCTATGCCACTGAGTCG ATCATATCCTTGTCCAATCCTAAGACTTCCCTGGCTTGCGACATTTTGAGAAACTGCTATGAAGCATTTGCCTTGTATGCTTTTGGGAGCTATCTTATTGCCTGTCTCG GTGGAGAAGATAAAGTTTTAGAACTTTTGGGGAATAACTCTAGAAAATCACTTGACGAGCCACTGCTGGAAGGAGACACAGAAGAAGAGTCGCTTTGGAAAACATGTCGAAACTTCTTTCGACAGCCAAGTGCTCTCGGAGAAAAATTGTTTTCCATAATCAAATTTGGTCTGGTGCAGTAT ATGATTCTGAAGACAGTTTGTGCATTCCTAGCTTTTATTCTGGAGATTTGTGGTGTATATGGTGATGGCCAATTCAAGTGGTATTATGG GTACCCATATATTACAGTGGTATTGAACTTCAGCCAAATGTGGGCATTGTATTGTCTAGTTCAGTTTTATAATGTGACTCATGAAAGACTCAAACCTATTAGGCCACTGGCAAAATTCATCAGCTTCAAGGCTATTGTTTTTGCTACATGGTGGCAAGGGGTGGGAATCGCACTCCTGTGTACCCTCAAAGTGTTTCCTAAAGGAAAAATTCAGACTGGTTTACAAGATTTTTTGATCTGCATAGAA ATGGCAATTGCTGCTATAGCCCATATCTTTGTCTTCTCTACAAAACCCTATAATTTTGTGACAGTTACTGAGTACGGAAGAATTAGTACTCAAACTGAGAAAAAAATCGTTAGCATAAAGGAGGAAGGCAAAGAGAAAGGACCAGCTATGATTGAGAAGACTGAAACTGAGATCAAAGCTCCCGGAACTAGCATCACTGAAAGTGTTCAAGACATCGTCATGGAGGGTGGTCATCAG GTTGTTGAGGACGTAAAACTGACTATAAATCAGGCGATAGAGCCTGTCGAGAAGGGTGTTGAGAAAGGAGTAACGAAAATCCAGGACAGCTTCCATCAAATAACGGTGGGTTCTGATGGCAAGCAGGAGTCTGATATGGAGATCGAAGAACATGTCGAGAATGAAAAATCGGGTGATGAGGTTTGTGTGGCATCTGAGAAGCTGAGAGTTGCCAAAACTGTGAATGAAACTTCTAATAGTTGA
- the LOC130824462 gene encoding protein LAZ1 homolog 2 isoform X4: MTAYRELYGPAIIIAGFFALFASVLSLILIFKHLRLYTNPAEQKWIVGVLFMVPIYATESIISLSNPKTSLACDILRNCYEAFALYAFGSYLIACLGGEDKVLELLGNNSRKSLDEPLLEGDTEEESLWKTCRNFFRQPSALGEKLFSIIKFGLVQYMILKTVCAFLAFILEICGVYGDGQFKWYYGYPYITVVLNFSQMWALYCLVQFYNVTHERLKPIRPLAKFISFKAIVFATWWQGVGIALLCTLKVFPKGKIQTGLQDFLICIEMAIAAIAHIFVFSTKPYNFVTVTEYGRISTQTEKKIVSIKEEGKEKGPAMIEKTETEIKAPGTSITESVQDIVMEGGHQVVEDVKLTINQAIEPVEKGVEKGVTKIQDSFHQITVGSDGKQESDMEIEEHVENEKSGDEVCVASEKLRVAKTVNETSNS; the protein is encoded by the exons ATGACAGCATACAGGGAACTCTATGGACCGGCCATCATCATTGCGGGATTTTTTGCATTGTTTGCATCTGTTCTCTCCCTCATTCTGATTTTTAAACATTTGAGATTGTATACTAATCCTGCG GAGCAAAAATGGATTGTTGGTGTTCTTTTCATGGTTCCTATCTATGCCACTGAGTCG ATCATATCCTTGTCCAATCCTAAGACTTCCCTGGCTTGCGACATTTTGAGAAACTGCTATGAAGCATTTGCCTTGTATGCTTTTGGGAGCTATCTTATTGCCTGTCTCG GTGGAGAAGATAAAGTTTTAGAACTTTTGGGGAATAACTCTAGAAAATCACTTGACGAGCCACTGCTGGAAGGAGACACAGAAGAAGAGTCGCTTTGGAAAACATGTCGAAACTTCTTTCGACAGCCAAGTGCTCTCGGAGAAAAATTGTTTTCCATAATCAAATTTGGTCTGGTGCAGTAT ATGATTCTGAAGACAGTTTGTGCATTCCTAGCTTTTATTCTGGAGATTTGTGGTGTATATGGTGATGGCCAATTCAAGTGGTATTATGG GTACCCATATATTACAGTGGTATTGAACTTCAGCCAAATGTGGGCATTGTATTGTCTAGTTCAGTTTTATAATGTGACTCATGAAAGACTCAAACCTATTAGGCCACTGGCAAAATTCATCAGCTTCAAGGCTATTGTTTTTGCTACATGGTGGCAAGGGGTGGGAATCGCACTCCTGTGTACCCTCAAAGTGTTTCCTAAAGGAAAAATTCAGACTGGTTTACAAGATTTTTTGATCTGCATAGAA ATGGCAATTGCTGCTATAGCCCATATCTTTGTCTTCTCTACAAAACCCTATAATTTTGTGACAGTTACTGAGTACGGAAGAATTAGTACTCAAACTGAGAAAAAAATCGTTAGCATAAAGGAGGAAGGCAAAGAGAAAGGACCAGCTATGATTGAGAAGACTGAAACTGAGATCAAAGCTCCCGGAACTAGCATCACTGAAAGTGTTCAAGACATCGTCATGGAGGGTGGTCATCAG GTTGTTGAGGACGTAAAACTGACTATAAATCAGGCGATAGAGCCTGTCGAGAAGGGTGTTGAGAAAGGAGTAACGAAAATCCAGGACAGCTTCCATCAAATAACGGTGGGTTCTGATGGCAAGCAGGAGTCTGATATGGAGATCGAAGAACATGTCGAGAATGAAAAATCGGGTGATGAGGTTTGTGTGGCATCTGAGAAGCTGAGAGTTGCCAAAACTGTGAATGAAACTTCTAATAGTTGA
- the LOC130824253 gene encoding protein DEEPER ROOTING 1-like isoform X1, translated as MKLLSWVQTKLNGKQSNNNNTNIYASNTIDQTPQFGGQKEEFSDWPQGILSIGTLFIKPSKDEQNESSIASQNPTLEEVEELHKELDKLIKSSNDHLNSLDDQVENEQNYARPASTFNKEEDEEEECDDHQQVSTIMPNKAKNDVYLDKNGRKVMVNKKSLSFVLKKMFVCGSIGGFSPTPSLRDPTIQEPPKSTMTKILRAMLRKKIYPQNSCPTMQRKKYLGSGLIDQIINNYDDQDYFDADEGNKTSKWDKSDEQYIVLEI; from the exons atgAAG CTACTCAGCTGGGTTCAGACCAAGCTCAATGGGAAACAAAGCAACAATAACAACACAAACATTTATGCATCTAATACAA TAGATCAAACTCCACAATTTGGAGGTCAAAAAGAAGAGTTCAGTGACTGGCCACAAGGGATTCTCTCAATTGGGACACTTTTCATAAAACCATCAAAAGATGAGCAAAATGAAAGTTCAATTGCATCTCAAAATCCCACATTAGAAGAGGTTGAAGAACTTCATAAGGAGTTAGATAAATTGATAAAATCTTCAAACGATCATCTAAATAGTTTAGATGATCAAGTCGAGAACGAGCAAAATTATGCTCGTCCTGCATCGACATTTAATAAAgaagaagacgaagaagaaGAATGTGATGATCATCAACAAGTTTCAACAATTATGCCAAACAAAGCTAAAAATGATGTGTATTTGGATAAAAATGGTAGGAAAGTTATGGTAAATAAAAAGTCATTGTCTTTTGTTCTTAAGAAGATGTTTGTTTGTGGATCAATTGGTGGGTTTAGTCCAACACCTAGTCTTAGAGATCCCACTATTCAAGAGCCACCTAAGTCAACAATGACTAAG ATATTGAGAGCAATGCTTCGAAAGAAAATATATCCCCAAAATTCATGCCCAACTATGCAAAGAAAGAAATACTTGGGGAGTGGACTTATAGACCAGATCATCAATAACTATGATGATCAAGATTATTTTGATGCTGATGAAGGAAATAAAACTAGCAAATGGGACAAGAGTGATGAACAAT
- the LOC130824462 gene encoding protein LAZ1 homolog 2 isoform X3: MILLSSEELGVEDVQPSSSWCVGLASLLAREMTAYRELYGPAIIIAGFFALFASVLSLILIFKHLRLYTNPAEQKWIVGVLFMVPIYATESIISLSNPKTSLACDILRNCYEAFALYAFGSYLIACLGGEDKVLELLGNNSRKSLDEPLLEGDTEEESLWKTCRNFFRQPSALGEKLFSIIKFGLVQYMILKTVCAFLAFILEICGVYGDGQFKWYYGYPYITVVLNFSQMWALYCLVQFYNVTHERLKPIRPLAKFISFKAIVFATWWQGVGIALLCTLKVFPKGKIQTGLQDFLICIEMAIAAIAHIFVFSTKPYNFVTVTEYGRISTQTEKKIVSIKEEGKEKGPAMIEKTETEIKAPGTSITESVQDIVMEGGHQVVEDVKLTINQAIEPVEKGVEKGVTKIQDSFHQITVGSDGKQESDMEIEEHVENEKSGDEVCVASEKLRVAKTVNETSNS; the protein is encoded by the exons ATGATACTTTTGTCAAG TGAAGAATTGGGTGTGGAAGATGTGCAACCATCATCTTCTTGGTGTGTGGGTCTAGCCAGTCTACTAGCACGAGAAATGACAGCATACAGGGAACTCTATGGACCGGCCATCATCATTGCGGGATTTTTTGCATTGTTTGCATCTGTTCTCTCCCTCATTCTGATTTTTAAACATTTGAGATTGTATACTAATCCTGCG GAGCAAAAATGGATTGTTGGTGTTCTTTTCATGGTTCCTATCTATGCCACTGAGTCG ATCATATCCTTGTCCAATCCTAAGACTTCCCTGGCTTGCGACATTTTGAGAAACTGCTATGAAGCATTTGCCTTGTATGCTTTTGGGAGCTATCTTATTGCCTGTCTCG GTGGAGAAGATAAAGTTTTAGAACTTTTGGGGAATAACTCTAGAAAATCACTTGACGAGCCACTGCTGGAAGGAGACACAGAAGAAGAGTCGCTTTGGAAAACATGTCGAAACTTCTTTCGACAGCCAAGTGCTCTCGGAGAAAAATTGTTTTCCATAATCAAATTTGGTCTGGTGCAGTAT ATGATTCTGAAGACAGTTTGTGCATTCCTAGCTTTTATTCTGGAGATTTGTGGTGTATATGGTGATGGCCAATTCAAGTGGTATTATGG GTACCCATATATTACAGTGGTATTGAACTTCAGCCAAATGTGGGCATTGTATTGTCTAGTTCAGTTTTATAATGTGACTCATGAAAGACTCAAACCTATTAGGCCACTGGCAAAATTCATCAGCTTCAAGGCTATTGTTTTTGCTACATGGTGGCAAGGGGTGGGAATCGCACTCCTGTGTACCCTCAAAGTGTTTCCTAAAGGAAAAATTCAGACTGGTTTACAAGATTTTTTGATCTGCATAGAA ATGGCAATTGCTGCTATAGCCCATATCTTTGTCTTCTCTACAAAACCCTATAATTTTGTGACAGTTACTGAGTACGGAAGAATTAGTACTCAAACTGAGAAAAAAATCGTTAGCATAAAGGAGGAAGGCAAAGAGAAAGGACCAGCTATGATTGAGAAGACTGAAACTGAGATCAAAGCTCCCGGAACTAGCATCACTGAAAGTGTTCAAGACATCGTCATGGAGGGTGGTCATCAG GTTGTTGAGGACGTAAAACTGACTATAAATCAGGCGATAGAGCCTGTCGAGAAGGGTGTTGAGAAAGGAGTAACGAAAATCCAGGACAGCTTCCATCAAATAACGGTGGGTTCTGATGGCAAGCAGGAGTCTGATATGGAGATCGAAGAACATGTCGAGAATGAAAAATCGGGTGATGAGGTTTGTGTGGCATCTGAGAAGCTGAGAGTTGCCAAAACTGTGAATGAAACTTCTAATAGTTGA